The Prinia subflava isolate CZ2003 ecotype Zambia chromosome 2, Cam_Psub_1.2, whole genome shotgun sequence genomic sequence GGGAAAGACTTTTTCTGATTCTCATCTGAATCTCCCATGTCTCAGCTTAAGGCCATTTTCTCTGGTCCCCTCAGTGCAGGCATGGTAGAAGAGACTGATCCCCACCTCAgtacagcctcctttcaggcgGTTCCAGACAGGGTCAGCCCATCAGAGAGCCTCTGCTGTAGGCCTTGGGTACCCTGTGGTTTCTGTCCATGCTTGCTTCACGCTCACCTCCCCCCTGCCTTTTTTCTTGACCAATCTTGCTCTCCTACAGGCTCAGCAGTACTATTACAGCCACCACATTTACGTGGTGAcactttttttgggttttttttcgttTGGAAGAGGAGCAGGTAAAACAGTGTGATCTCTTACAGTGGAGTTGTTGCTGTGGTGAGGCAGGCGTCTGTGGCAGCTCTCAGGTATTTCATCGGGTGCATTCTAAAccctcctggcagccctgccatTGGCTTCCAGGATAAGAATGAATGCCAGAGAAAACTGGTGATTAATCCAAGATGTAGAGCTCTTCTCCCATAGCTCTTCATTATTTCACATCTTCaacatttatttaaacattttaataatcAGTGAGGTTTTAAATGCAGTTGTAGGCTTGAGTATCAAAGGAACACAAATGAATCATGAGCAATAAGGTGGTACTTTTTATACTGAGTTATTTCTGTCGAGGTAATATGTATATTATTCCTTTGGTAACTAATCTGAAGATAAGAAGTTATCATTAAGGTAAATTCTCCTGGCAAGTAAACATGATGTGATCAGCAGTTTCATGGGTGGAAAAGTCAATAACTAGACTGCTTGAAAATGAGTATTTACCTGATAGCATTAAAATGTAGtttaacagctttggttctgccTTCGTGGATTGAATTTGCCTGGCCAGTGTTGTCGCTTAGCAGTGCATTAACTCTGCTTTCCAACATTTCCTCCACAGCAAGTTATATCTGTCAAATATTTCAGCTTCAGGGCCCTGCTCCTATGTGTAGGATTTTGGGCACATACCCTCTTGTGTGTGTTCCaagtctttttttccctgcagtgcaAGTCATTAATTGGGACGTTTTAGTGCAGTTAACTGGTGTGTGCTCATTTTGCACAAGCAAACTTGATTTTCGGCAGCTTAATCAGCCACGGGTATTTTCTGTGATGTCAAATATGCAGTAGGAGAAGCACCGAATTATGTAAGGTTTGTGCAGAAGcaccaaaaattatttttggattCCAGGTTTCCATAACCTGAGCCTTTATCCAGTCATGTTCTGCATAAACCTTAGAACGGCTCTGATTAAGAACTGACATTAACTTTGAAGTGGAAAACAAGTGCATTTTGGTTTGATAGGAGGTGGCAGCTGTCATTTGAGGGACTTCATTGTAGGACTTACGGTCCTTGCGGTCCTTGCGTGTGATGCATTGGTCTATATTTAGTTGTAAGGCTTTAGTTAATTtggttggggggttttttggcaaTGTAACAGATTGTTTACTATGGATGCTTCAGCAGTGGTGCCAGGTATCTGGGTATTACAGCATTTTTCCTATTGGGTAGACAGGAAGGCTTGGGCTGTAAAATACTTTAGCAGGAGAGGTTCAGTACAGCAGCCAGCTGCAGTTCTTTATGTAAAGATGCTCCATGTGTTGTGCAATAGTGGGAGTATGGGATGGAAAGGTTGAAGAAACCACCTTTACAGCACATCTTTTCCAGTAACCTTCTTAGGATAAGATCCTTTTTCAGCCTCTGTGATGCAGTGTCGCCAGAATTTGGGAAGGACAGGGGACCTGACATGTCAGAGCATTGCCTGTTGTATTTGGTCAAGCACGTGCTGACAAATgaagaaatggctttttttgcCCTCCCGGTTACACTGCCcatctctgtgtgctgtgtttgggCCAAATTAACATTGCAAAGGCCTGTCATAAAAATGAGATGGCCAGATTTAggtttctggggaaaaaaaatcctggaagtTTCTGGAAGGCTTATAGGGCTACTGGACTTTGATTTTCCAGATGTTTTAATCTTATTTAGCAGGTTTTGTGGGTGGGTTTTTCTGTTGGGCATTTTTTTAGGTCTTGTTGCTAGTTTGAGGGGCATGTCCATATTTAGTCTTGCAACTAAAAGATAGCAAAGCCATAAACATCTGTAGCTGCTGAGCTTCCCTGCTGTATTTTATGAATAAAATGCTTCAGGTATGTTTACTGTTTGCCTTCTGGAATGAATAAAATAGAAGTGCTCTGCTTTAAAATATAAGCACAGATGTCTTAATTCAGAGACAGCCAGAATTTCTGGCTACTCTGAATTTTGCCTGAAATTCAAGAGCACCTTCTGCCTGAACAGCAGAGTGAGAGGAGGGTGGTAGGCAGACTTCACTGATGggagctgaaaatgaaaatggctttttgggttttctgcTCCTTTGTGGGACTGGTTGGGAAGCTGCTGGGGCTCCTCAGGGGCTTTTGCAACCCGTGCCAGCAGGACAGGTCATGCATTGGTTCTCTTTTGAAACTTGTACCCTTGTACAAGACCTGTGCCTGCAGGACCTGTGTGTGACAGCTGCAGTTTGGCTTTGTGCTTTGGATGCATGCACTGCATTTCTGTGGTAAGAGATTCTTTCTATGAAAGATTGCCTTTCCCGTTTCAAAATGTGATTATCTCTTTCTCAAAATGTGATAGAATAGAGGGAAGTGTTTCATTTTTGTGGAGGTCCTTGAGGGAAAACAAACCTTGGGGATTTCTTAGGTGTCGAGTggttccttttgtttgtttctttgtttgtttgtttaggttttgTACTCCTCAAAGCCATTGCTTTTTGCTTGTCATATTGCAAATGTAACTTTTGGTTGTTACTGCGAAGATACTTTGAACCTAGTATATCTTCCCAACTAGTATGGGAAGAATTCATAAATATCCTTTAGAGTTACTTGGGTTTTGTAATGGTTTTAGCTAATGAACTTTTAAAGAGCCTGTCAGAAAGTattaagaagaggaaaaaaagttccATAGTAGTCAGACTTGAAAGATTTAGTagataatttttcagttttaaaatcttGGTGATTCTTCATATTCCTTCACTATTTTCAAGTTAAAGTGTATTATTTCAAATCTGTGTGATCAGTGGTCAAAAGCCTTCATTAATTCCAGATACCAGcatctcttttgttttgttcatttctGAATACTTAACCTGGTGAATGAtactttttattacattttaataagAAGGTATCATATCATGCCAAGAACACCCAATTCTCTCCTCAAAGTGATGTACAAATGCTAAGCTGTTactctttgtatttctttttggtgtttttgctGAATGCACTACAGCTCCAGTGTGGCTTGTTTTGAtagtaaaacatttcaaatactaaatttttaaaaatttattctttAGGATTTTATCTATTATCAGAACTTGTTTGCATAGTAGTGCAATTTAAAGTTTTATGCAACTGAAAAGTTGGAGTGAGCTAACTGAAGCACTAACTTTCAAGAGAAATTCTTTAATATTGAAACCCACCAAAATGATAAAATTGTAGTGTACTACAGTTCTATCCAACACGTTTTTCCATCTGTGGTGTAAAATAACATACACAGGTCAGTTAGTTGTAGAAATCGAGGTGCTAAGTGTTATTAAAATGGTGTATTAGGGTGAAAGGGTGTTCCATCTAGTTAAATTGTGAACTCCCTTTCTGTAAAGAGCACAATCCTGTCAGTAATTGCCACATGCTAGGTTATCACTATAGTAGGTATAGTAGGGAATAGTATTTCTGTCTTCATCGTGTGGacaattaaacatttttaattatcGTGCAAAACTGCTAGTCATATTTGGAATTATTTCCACCCTGTAAAAttgcatgaaaagaaaaatcagggcTGTGTGACAGTTTTTCTTTGTCAGTGTAGGAGTTTTCTGAGCAGACACTGAGGACAAATAGAGAAAGGACAGTTTAACCATAGGCTGTGTTCAGAGGTTTTAGTGGTGTGACTACTTCAGTTGATGAACTGAAGACTTAGAAAAATGATTATTCTAAGGAAATTGCCAGTATTTATATAATTATTCTTTCGTGTATGAAGAGCTGCTACTATAAAAATATCTTAATACCTGCCTAGCTGCATGAAAAGCAACTTTAATTACACTAGTTTTGCTGGAGTGGTACGGCTTCATGTAGCTGACCACCTTTTTGCCTTTAGGTTAGGCAGTTAAATCTGTAAATGTTTGTTCCATCTGTAAATGTTTGCTTTCCTCAGGCTTCAGAAATGTATGCTTTAGTATTGCTCTTGCTGGGGGATGACGAGACACTGCCACTTATTAACTAGTTCCCAAGTCTTTGCTATAAAGTAGCTGAGAAAGTGCCCTGTGTGTATCTGCTGAAGTTCCCTTTCCTTGGCTGGGGCACCATGCACTTCACAACTAGGTAGCCTTGACTTACAGACAGTTCTTCTGTGGCTTACTGTTAGAAGTCGTGTAGATGGTCCCTGTCTTACTGTAATTCTCTTTGCTTCTGTGTGCCTGCAGCGCCCGGGGTGTGCTGTGCATCCTGCACGGCTGGTGTTTGCTGTGGCCATCAGGAGCAGAATTGCCATTTTGGGCTGGTGCTACTGCCAGCCCTCATTAGACCTCTAAATGATGCTCTGCTGCACTGAGTGGGTTGCAGTCTTGTGCTCAGTCTTAAATATTGGAATACATTACcagtttcttcttttgaaaAGGACTTTGATTTGTTCATGGTTTCAGACTCTAATCTGAAGGGCTTTTTCattgcaaattaaaaagaagaattttttttgtattcttaCAGGAAGGAAGAAACAGAAGCTTGCCAAAGAGAGAGCAGGACTTTCCAAGGTAATACTGTGTTCAATAATGCAGTGCTATTTTGAAAGATGTTTCACTTGTGTTATTTGTAAGACTGACTTAAGGATTTGCTTTGATTCCAGGATTACAAACACTCCTCCAAATATGTAATctttaggggttttttaatgctcaGAAATAATATTATGGTTGTTCCTTTTTTGTGTCAGATAGAGGACTTATATTACAAAGTACAACATTCACTGTGTGATTTGACAGTGTTTTCCTCTTTGTAATACGAACAAAGACTTTTCAGACTTAAAATCATTGACTGGTTATACTTATAACTGAACTTGATAGATTGTTTTGCAATAAGTAtttgatttccttttcattattAGCAACAGatccagaaagaaaatgtaagatTCCTCTTAAACAATTGCAAGGAATATAGTTGTTATAAACACAGTACACCTTAGAACTTATATTTGCTCCTAAATGATGTACTTGATAAACTGAGTAGAGATATTTCAAGCTCTGTCTCTACAGATTTGTCCTGCAGTGTTAGAAGACCTGTGACTGATTCCCCATAACATTCCGTGTACGTTTAACTTTGTGGTGACAGTTGTTTTTTTGCCAGTGTCAGTGTAACAATAGGgtttagttttatttcagaatattttctgctAACTTTTTATTAGCTGCTGTTTAAAGGCAATTTAACTTTTACTCTGTGTGTTGTAGTTGCCTGATCTCAAAGATGCCGAAGCAGTTCAGAAGTTTTTCCTTGAGGAGATTCAACTTGGAGAGGAATTACTAGCTCAAggtaataatatttttttttctaaagggTAAGttgtaaaataatttctctctaCCTTTGCTAGAAGATGATTGTTGTACATGAAGAAATTCTAGGGAGTTAAATTCCTCTAAAAGAATCTGCTTATTTGTTTCTATCCTTGTGTGTTCAGAAAGTCCATCGAGGAAGGAGAAGAGCTTAGTGTGGATTGATTCACCATCATTTAATCCACTCTTGGTGGATGTTTTATGTAAAGTGTGTTACAGTGTGGAAGATGGTTGATTTCAAAACATTGTATAATCTGTCCCACAGGTGAATATGAAAAAGGTGTTGATCACTTGACCAATGCCATTGCTGTGTGTGGGCAGCCGCAGCAGCTACTACAAGTTCTACAGCAGACTCTTCCACCACCAGTGTTTCAAATGCTTCTAACTAAGCTCCCTACAATAAGCCAGGTATGTGCAACATTCCCTGTTGGTTTGGTGTGGAAACAACTGAAATACTTTATCCACAACACCAGTCTTGAGTATGGGGTTTTGTAAtctgttggttttttaataTGTTCAGTTAGATTAaaaggaggggttttttttcacctgaGATGTTAAAAAGTGGATATGAAAATCATCATGTAGCATTAATAGCCACCAGGATAAAATGGAAAAACTTCTCTTGTGTGTAGGGTATGCTAAGATGTTGAAATAGAGGCATCTGACCACAGCTCTGGTATTATAAGTGGATCCAATGTTTCCCAAATAAAAGTGGGAAGATTGGAGAAACAGTACCTTTATTGCACTGGGTCTTGAGGTTTTGGGAGTTTTCTAATTCACATATCTACAAGTGTGTGTAAGTGCTATGAAAGTTCATCAAAATGAATCTGTTGCTTTTGCTACCCTGTTGCTTCTGGGGACAACAATAGACTATAGGCAAGATGTTAACTAGCACCAAAACCCGTGACAATTTTGAATGCTTGGGAGTTTCCCTGATGATAAAAGTGTTAGTAGCTCTGTGTATAAAATGCCCTCCTGTTTTAGTCTGAGTACTGAGTGGGTAATGTTGTTAATATGCTGGCAGGTGAGTCtattgtaaaataaatatgttttattttcttagaaCTACAGGGGGACTCCCTAACAGTGTTACCTGACATTAAGCAGAGATTCAGTGCTGGGTATCAGCTGGCTCTTCTTACAGCTCAGGCCTGGTTACCTTTCAGGTTAAGGTCCATATACTCAGTGCTAACACTGGAAAGTGTCAGGTACACAAGATGCAAGAGTTGGGGAAATGcttgaacaaaaatatttcctgagaGAATGGTGCCAGAAATCACGCAGAGGTCATCACTTGAGGTTGACAGAGTATTGTTTATCTGACTTTGGCTTTGTTAGGTATTGCATTGTATGTAATTTCTGTGGAACTGACTTCAAAAACTTAAGTCAAATACATTGCTGTTTTTAAGTGTAATCgtttttttcagtaattacACTGCTTAATGTTCAGTGTGAAATTACATTGCTTGCTAATCAGTTGCCTACTGTCAATTTTACGTAATTGTGAATGAGTTTTTCTCCTTCTTACAGAGAATTGTAAATGCACAGTGCTTGGCTGAAGATGATGTTGAATGAGGTCACACCacaacagggggaaaaaaagttttcttacCCCAGAAGATGAGCATCAGTAGGGGGATAAAGGGGCAAACATAGTAGTTAATGGACTGTGTACCACATCGGGTTCTACCAGAGTTAAAATTAACTTTGTGTAGGTGGGTTTCGcaggattttatttattatccCAGTGAAAAGTGTATTTTGATAAGAATTCATTTTATAAATACACTGTGTCGAGTTATCAAAGTATCACTAACTTCATTATAATTAAAATTCGCAGTTGTAATGTTGTACATATACAGACATAAAACTACGACCTATTGAAAACCCAATGCTCATTTTTGAAAAAACGAAGTTATGGCAATAAAGATTTATCTGCACTTGTGTGTCCCTATAGTACTACTTTAAAATCCAGAATATTTGGGTGTCAGAGCAAATGATCTAAAAATGAcaacattaaaatttatttttaatgttatggCTGGTCTTCCAATGCTTTTAATTAAGTTTAAAACCTTGTGTagttttctgagaaaataaatatatgaacATTTAAACAGTAACAGATCACCTTAGAAAGAGATGCAAATCACAATGGTAATAGATGACTGACTGCAGAAAGAATGACAAATCCATTTCTATCAGGAATAGAAACATGTAAAGAGATCAAGTCAAAATTACTGGCAAACTTGAAAGCTATATTAATACAGGTGCCTAAAACAAAGCTGTTTGGAATTGAATCTGGGCAGATTTTAAGAGCACAGAGGTTGGGGTTTCTTTAGAAAGCTTGAAACTTAGCAAGAGAGACAGCTGACATTTCAGTCCGTAGTCTTCAAGACCATAGCCAATGGTTGTTAAGAATCTTTTCAAGGCATTtgccttaagaaaaaaaaccctgcattGATAAGGTAAGACAATTATATCCCTGGGATAAATAGCAAAAGCTAATGGAATTAGATGATGTACAATTTCAGTATGGTGTGGAGAATTTTTCTTTGCCAATGGAAAGGAGACAAATAATATACAGCAGGCTGAAGTGAGGACAAGTGTACTTAAGAAAGCAAGTTTTTCATGGGTAGAATCTTCTAAATGTCAAAACAGACTGGCTTCTGCTGTTCTCTGGGTTTGTGCTATCAGCACTCAGGTAGCAGAAGAAGC encodes the following:
- the TOMM20 gene encoding mitochondrial import receptor subunit TOM20 homolog; the protein is MMVGRTSAIAAGLCGALFIGYCIYFDRKRRSDPNFKNRLRERRKKQKLAKERAGLSKLPDLKDAEAVQKFFLEEIQLGEELLAQGEYEKGVDHLTNAIAVCGQPQQLLQVLQQTLPPPVFQMLLTKLPTISQRIVNAQCLAEDDVE